From one Pseudomonas sp. S35 genomic stretch:
- a CDS encoding aspartate aminotransferase family protein, whose protein sequence is MSSNNPQTREWQALSNDHHLAPFSDFKQLKEKGPRIITKAHGVYLWDSEGNKILDGMAGLWCVAIGYGRDELADAAAKQMKELPYYNLFFQTAHPPVLELAKAISDIAPAGMNHVFFTGSGSEGNDTMLRMVRHYWAIKGQPNKKTIISRKNGYHGSTVAGASLGGMTYMHEQGDLPIPGITHIAQPYWFGEGGDMSPEEFGIWAANQLEEKILELGVDTVGAFIAEPIQGAGGVIVPPATYWPRIKEILAKYDILFVADEVICGFGRTGEWFGSDFYDLKPDMMTIAKGLTSGYIPMGGLIVRDEVVEVLNEGGDFNHGFTYSGHPVAAAVALENIRILRDEKIIEQVNSETAPYLQRRLRELNDHPLVGEVRGVGLLGAIELVQDKATRKRYEGKGVGMICRNFCFNNGLIMRAVGDTMIISPPLVISKAEIDELVTKARTCLDLTLAALQG, encoded by the coding sequence ATGTCCAGCAACAACCCGCAAACCCGTGAATGGCAAGCCTTGAGCAACGATCACCACCTGGCGCCGTTCAGCGACTTCAAGCAATTGAAAGAGAAAGGCCCACGGATCATCACCAAAGCCCACGGCGTGTATTTGTGGGACAGCGAAGGCAACAAGATCCTCGACGGCATGGCCGGCCTGTGGTGCGTGGCGATCGGTTACGGTCGCGATGAACTGGCTGACGCCGCCGCCAAACAAATGAAAGAACTGCCGTACTACAACCTGTTTTTCCAGACCGCTCACCCGCCGGTGCTGGAACTGGCCAAGGCCATTTCCGACATCGCGCCTGCCGGGATGAACCATGTGTTCTTCACCGGTTCCGGCTCCGAAGGCAACGACACCATGTTGCGTATGGTCCGCCACTACTGGGCGATCAAAGGCCAGCCGAACAAGAAAACCATCATCAGCCGCAAGAATGGCTACCACGGCTCTACCGTAGCCGGCGCGAGCCTGGGCGGCATGACGTATATGCACGAACAGGGCGACTTGCCGATCCCGGGCATCACCCACATAGCCCAGCCGTACTGGTTTGGCGAAGGCGGCGACATGAGCCCCGAAGAGTTCGGGATCTGGGCCGCCAACCAGTTGGAAGAGAAGATCCTCGAACTGGGCGTGGACACCGTCGGTGCCTTTATCGCCGAGCCGATCCAGGGCGCCGGCGGCGTGATCGTCCCGCCTGCCACCTACTGGCCGCGCATCAAGGAAATCCTCGCCAAGTACGACATCCTGTTTGTCGCCGACGAAGTGATCTGCGGGTTTGGCCGTACCGGTGAGTGGTTCGGCAGCGACTTCTACGACCTCAAGCCAGACATGATGACCATCGCCAAGGGCCTGACCTCGGGTTACATCCCCATGGGCGGCCTGATCGTGCGCGACGAAGTGGTCGAGGTGCTGAACGAAGGCGGCGATTTCAACCACGGTTTCACCTACTCCGGTCACCCGGTGGCCGCCGCGGTGGCCCTGGAAAACATCCGTATCCTGCGCGATGAAAAAATCATCGAGCAGGTCAACAGCGAAACGGCACCCTATTTGCAACGTCGTCTGCGCGAGCTCAATGATCACCCGTTGGTGGGCGAAGTTCGCGGTGTGGGTCTGTTGGGCGCCATTGAACTGGTGCAGGACAAGGCCACCCGCAAGCGTTATGAAGGCAAAGGCGTGGGCATGATTTGCCGCAACTTCTGCTTCAACAATGGCCTGATCATGCGCGCCGTGGGCGACACCATGATCATTTCGCCGCCGCTGGTGATCAGTAAGGCCGAGATTGACGAGTTGGTGACCAAGGCGCGCACGTGCCTGGACCTGACTTTGGCGGCATTGCAGGGCTAA
- a CDS encoding glutamine synthetase family protein, with protein MSNNLDQLTDWLKDHKITEVECMIGDLTGITRGKISPTNKFIAEKGMRLPESVLLQTVTGDYVEDDIYYELLDPADIDMICRPDQNAVFLVPWAIEPTAQVIHDTYDKQGNPIELSPRNVLKKVLQLYADKGWQPIVAPEMEFYLTKRCEDPDFPLQPPIGRSGRPETGRQSFSIEAANEFDPLFEDVYDWCELQELDLDTLIHEDGTAQMEINFRHGDALSLADQILVFKRTMREAALKHNVAATFMAKPMTGEPGSAMHLHQSIIDIATGKNVFSNEDGSMSQLFLNHIGGLQKFIPELLPLFAPNVNSFRRFLPDTSAPVNVEWGEENRTVGLRVPDAGPQNRRVENRLPGADANPYLAIAASLLCGYIGMVEGHNPSAPVVGRGYERRNLRLPLTIEDALERMENSKTIEKYLGQKFITGYVAVKRAEHENFKRVISSWEREFLLFAV; from the coding sequence ATGAGTAACAACCTCGACCAGCTCACCGATTGGTTGAAAGACCACAAGATCACAGAAGTCGAATGCATGATTGGCGACCTCACCGGCATCACCCGGGGCAAGATCTCGCCGACCAACAAGTTCATCGCCGAAAAAGGCATGCGTCTGCCCGAGAGTGTGCTGTTGCAGACCGTGACCGGCGACTATGTCGAAGACGACATCTATTACGAACTGCTCGACCCGGCCGACATCGACATGATCTGCCGCCCCGACCAGAACGCGGTGTTCCTTGTGCCGTGGGCCATCGAGCCGACCGCCCAGGTGATCCACGACACCTACGACAAGCAAGGCAACCCGATCGAGCTGTCGCCGCGCAACGTGCTCAAGAAAGTCCTCCAGCTCTACGCCGACAAAGGCTGGCAGCCCATCGTGGCGCCGGAGATGGAGTTCTACCTGACCAAACGCTGCGAAGACCCGGACTTCCCGCTGCAACCGCCGATTGGCCGTTCCGGTCGCCCGGAGACCGGTCGCCAATCCTTCTCTATAGAAGCGGCCAACGAATTCGACCCGCTGTTCGAAGACGTCTACGACTGGTGCGAACTGCAGGAACTGGACCTCGACACCCTGATCCACGAAGACGGCACCGCGCAGATGGAAATCAACTTCCGTCACGGCGACGCGCTGTCCCTGGCCGACCAGATCCTGGTGTTCAAACGCACCATGCGTGAGGCCGCGCTCAAGCACAACGTGGCGGCCACCTTCATGGCCAAGCCGATGACCGGCGAGCCCGGCAGCGCGATGCACCTGCACCAGAGCATCATCGACATCGCCACCGGCAAGAACGTCTTCTCCAATGAAGACGGGAGCATGAGCCAACTGTTCCTCAACCACATTGGCGGCCTGCAGAAATTCATCCCTGAATTGCTGCCGTTGTTCGCCCCCAACGTGAACTCCTTCCGCCGCTTCCTGCCGGATACCTCGGCGCCGGTGAACGTGGAATGGGGCGAAGAAAACCGCACCGTCGGCCTGCGCGTACCGGATGCCGGCCCGCAGAACCGCCGTGTGGAAAACCGCCTGCCGGGCGCCGACGCCAACCCGTACCTGGCCATTGCGGCCAGCCTGCTGTGTGGCTACATCGGCATGGTCGAAGGCCATAACCCAAGCGCGCCAGTGGTAGGTCGTGGTTACGAGCGGCGCAACCTGCGCCTGCCGTTGACCATCGAAGACGCCCTGGAGCGCATGGAAAACAGCAAGACCATCGAGAAATACCTGGGGCAGAAATTCATCACAGGCTACGTCGCGGTCAAGCGGGCCGAGCATGAAAACTTCAAGCGCGTGATCAGTTCGTGGGAGCGGGAATTCCTGCTCTTCGCCGTCTGA